Proteins co-encoded in one Sulfolobales archaeon genomic window:
- the ribH gene encoding 6,7-dimethyl-8-ribityllumazine synthase: MSVQSGSSECGKEKIELAIVVSEFNYDVTSIMLEKAEDHARFLGADIKIVAKAPGSYDIPILVKKILERGGVDAVVTLGAVIEGETEHDEVVAHQAARKILDLSIEYGKPVTLGIIGPGATRLQALERAEEYARRAVEAAVKLVRRIREISCK, from the coding sequence ATGTCGGTCCAATCAGGGAGTAGCGAGTGTGGGAAAGAGAAGATCGAGTTAGCTATAGTGGTCTCGGAGTTTAACTATGATGTAACAAGCATAATGCTTGAAAAGGCAGAGGATCACGCTAGATTTCTAGGAGCAGACATTAAGATCGTCGCGAAGGCACCGGGAAGCTATGACATACCGATCCTTGTGAAGAAGATCCTTGAGAGGGGCGGTGTAGACGCGGTAGTAACCCTAGGAGCAGTTATAGAGGGCGAGACAGAGCATGATGAGGTGGTTGCTCACCAGGCAGCGAGGAAGATCCTAGATCTAAGCATTGAATATGGGAAACCTGTGACCCTTGGGATAATAGGTCCCGGGGCTACAAGGCTCCAAGCACTTGAAAGGGCTGAGGAGTATGCTAGGAGAGCTGTTGAGGCTGCTGTGAAGCTTGTAAGGAGGATCAGAGAGATATCATGTAAATAG
- the ribC gene encoding riboflavin synthase: MRKIGVVDTTFARVDMASEVIDVIKSNIPDAKIVRYTVPGIKDIPVAAKKLIEEEGCEIVITLGWVGKTLTDKLSYLALSIGLINVQLMTNKHIIDVTVHEDEAEDEKELYRIAIERSRKHAENLVALLTKGREALTKKAGKGIRQGYPDVGPIRE; the protein is encoded by the coding sequence ATGAGGAAAATAGGGGTTGTAGATACAACATTCGCAAGGGTTGACATGGCCTCAGAGGTTATAGATGTTATAAAATCCAACATCCCAGATGCTAAGATAGTTAGATACACAGTGCCAGGGATCAAAGATATCCCCGTAGCAGCTAAAAAGCTGATAGAGGAGGAGGGGTGCGAGATAGTGATAACCCTAGGCTGGGTTGGAAAAACCCTCACAGACAAGCTCAGCTACCTAGCCCTCAGCATAGGGCTTATAAATGTGCAGCTCATGACAAACAAGCATATAATAGACGTCACAGTCCACGAGGATGAGGCTGAGGATGAGAAGGAGCTATATAGAATAGCGATTGAGAGATCTAGGAAGCATGCGGAAAACCTAGTAGCCCTCCTCACAAAAGGTAGAGAGGCCCTAACTAAAAAGGCTGGCAAGGGTATTAGGCAGGGATACCCAGATGTCGGTCCAATCAGGGAGTAG
- a CDS encoding 3,4-dihydroxy-2-butanone-4-phosphate synthase produces MDWERVRADLLMGRPILIYDFKGREEEVDMVFYAGSIDYRSIYMLRKEAGGLICHAISRDAADFLGLPYLSDLISTFPNVSQLTQKRLRYGDTPPYSLYINHISVRTGISDRDRATTIKRFHEVVGLALSGRIDDARKIFYSEFISPGHVPILISRGLDKRRGHTELSIAVASKLGLVPSMVIAEMLDEGDSMSLEKAEEYASRMGYILLKGEEILREMGSL; encoded by the coding sequence ATAGATTGGGAGAGGGTTAGAGCCGATCTGCTGATGGGGAGGCCTATACTTATATATGATTTTAAAGGGCGAGAAGAGGAGGTTGACATGGTTTTCTACGCAGGCTCTATAGACTATAGAAGCATATATATGCTTAGAAAAGAGGCTGGGGGGCTTATATGCCACGCGATCTCTAGAGATGCAGCAGATTTTCTGGGCCTCCCATATCTAAGCGATCTCATATCAACATTCCCAAACGTGTCCCAGCTAACTCAGAAGAGGCTGAGATATGGCGATACGCCTCCGTATTCCCTCTATATAAACCATATATCTGTGAGGACAGGGATCTCTGATAGGGATAGGGCTACAACGATTAAGAGGTTCCACGAGGTTGTAGGCCTAGCACTATCAGGTAGGATCGATGATGCAAGGAAGATCTTCTACAGCGAGTTCATATCCCCAGGCCATGTCCCAATACTAATTAGCAGGGGGCTTGATAAGAGGAGAGGCCATACAGAGCTCAGCATAGCTGTGGCATCTAAGCTAGGTCTGGTGCCAAGCATGGTCATAGCTGAGATGCTTGACGAGGGAGACTCGATGAGCCTTGAGAAGGCTGAGGAATATGCGTCGAGGATGGGCTATATATTGCTAAAAGGGGAGGAGATCCTCAGAGAGATGGGGTCTCTATGA
- a CDS encoding IS200/IS605 family accessory protein TnpB-related protein has translation MDINENNVTLAVFVDRSLYEIYRVETGIGRIVIAYSERRKKITMGRSTRDRVARKALRRLRERERKEDIIYKTARIIEEIARRYDAAVVVGNVRRGKDRIASKAKKSLRHRIHRWCVSKLVEILNNKPLYVVEESEAYSSSREPFSRRPIKRYTPSVIRVALRGGKKIKIIKIQLRLARLNNGLTMDRDVIGAINIGLRYLSTDGSPVALGSTELREVRVKLVIPHRGLTPIKEIKLIKSN, from the coding sequence GTGGATATAAATGAGAACAATGTTACCCTAGCCGTCTTTGTTGATAGAAGTCTATATGAGATCTATAGGGTTGAGACTGGCATTGGTAGAATTGTTATAGCTTATTCTGAGAGGAGGAAAAAGATAACCATGGGTAGATCTACTAGGGATAGGGTTGCTAGGAAAGCCCTTAGAAGGCTCAGAGAGAGGGAGAGGAAAGAGGATATCATATACAAGACAGCCAGGATAATCGAGGAGATCGCTAGGAGATATGATGCAGCTGTAGTTGTTGGGAATGTTCGTAGGGGTAAGGATAGAATTGCTAGCAAGGCTAAGAAGAGTCTGAGGCATAGGATTCATCGGTGGTGTGTTTCTAAGCTTGTGGAGATATTGAATAATAAACCATTATATGTTGTTGAGGAGTCTGAGGCATACTCATCATCGAGGGAACCATTTAGCAGGAGGCCTATTAAGAGATATACCCCCTCTGTGATTCGCGTTGCGTTGAGAGGGGGTAAAAAAATAAAGATAATAAAGATACAGCTTAGACTAGCAAGGCTGAACAATGGACTAACCATGGATAGGGATGTAATTGGTGCTATAAATATTGGTCTGAGGTATCTATCTACAGATGGGAGCCCTGTGGCGTTGGGCTCGACAGAGCTCCGTGAGGTGCGGGTGAAGCTAGTGATCCCGCACCGAGGGCTAACCCCAATCAAAGAAATAAAATTAATTAAAAGTAATTAG
- a CDS encoding extracellular solute-binding protein — MRTGAGSLAGISSTSIAVILAVIIVISLAVFLFYINFYGGSKGVVTYTSPVATPTSVGSSPGIQQASITILAASGDPTLAPYLQLVASDFMKLNPGVRVEVQLVPFAQLVQTALTSLQNQNPSPDIIIFYPSQAPTLGPYLVDMRKYLDSGVINSSDIPFSSLIPVYLLDEKGNLLKIAGVPMQQVFGYVLVYQKSIFENQQLRQEFRSKYGFDLDPNSWSSWDQLIQAAEFIQSKKDQLGIKYALLFPNGLTQSIFNGFVGIFYTYAIQDPCTGVPPGSVAGYWMYFKEVGGSIVPTLNCTAGVKALETYKKLVQFQPPIDVQAMEYDQLRDLFLTGDYAMVAAWTSFIPIYNNASISKVAGNIGIAPLPGGASGQAPTFAGINPYSKNQDLAAKLIAFMISADEYRKGAEKIGFVPATYSGLRVASQIPSTSWVKPFIGILESQTKVDLKRITIVNSIKNFFTDLRPIFIQNVADYLRGKQSAEETMNRIVSSWIKLMKI; from the coding sequence TTGAGGACGGGGGCAGGGTCTCTAGCCGGTATATCCTCTACCTCTATAGCTGTTATATTGGCAGTAATAATAGTTATATCTCTAGCCGTCTTTCTATTCTATATCAATTTCTATGGAGGATCTAAGGGTGTGGTTACCTATACATCGCCGGTAGCTACTCCTACATCTGTAGGTTCTTCGCCTGGTATTCAACAGGCCAGCATAACTATTTTAGCCGCATCTGGCGATCCAACGCTTGCACCTTATTTACAGCTTGTTGCTAGCGACTTTATGAAGCTAAATCCGGGTGTTAGGGTTGAGGTGCAGCTAGTACCCTTTGCTCAGCTTGTGCAGACAGCTCTGACCTCTCTGCAGAATCAGAATCCCTCGCCCGATATAATAATATTCTATCCTTCTCAAGCCCCTACTCTGGGCCCTTATCTGGTTGATATGAGGAAATACCTTGACTCGGGTGTTATTAACTCTTCCGATATTCCCTTCTCATCTTTGATCCCTGTATATCTATTGGATGAGAAGGGCAACCTATTGAAGATAGCTGGGGTTCCCATGCAACAGGTCTTCGGATATGTGCTTGTATATCAGAAAAGTATTTTTGAGAACCAGCAGCTTAGACAGGAGTTTAGGAGTAAATATGGCTTTGATCTTGATCCTAATAGCTGGAGCAGCTGGGATCAGCTGATCCAGGCTGCTGAGTTCATACAGTCAAAGAAAGATCAGCTGGGGATTAAATATGCATTGCTATTCCCCAACGGATTAACCCAATCGATCTTCAACGGCTTCGTAGGGATCTTCTATACTTATGCTATACAGGATCCATGTACAGGTGTTCCACCTGGTAGTGTTGCAGGCTACTGGATGTACTTCAAAGAAGTAGGAGGATCTATAGTACCCACCCTCAACTGCACAGCAGGGGTAAAGGCCCTCGAGACGTATAAGAAGCTGGTTCAATTCCAACCACCTATCGATGTCCAGGCTATGGAGTATGACCAGCTCAGAGATCTATTCCTCACAGGAGACTATGCCATGGTTGCTGCTTGGACATCCTTCATACCGATATATAACAATGCATCCATCTCAAAGGTCGCTGGAAATATAGGCATAGCACCTCTTCCCGGAGGAGCTTCCGGCCAGGCCCCTACATTTGCTGGGATAAATCCGTATTCCAAGAACCAGGATCTCGCTGCGAAGCTAATAGCGTTTATGATCTCAGCTGATGAATATAGAAAAGGGGCTGAGAAGATAGGCTTTGTCCCAGCAACATACTCTGGATTGAGGGTTGCCTCACAGATCCCCTCAACATCGTGGGTCAAGCCTTTCATAGGTATCCTGGAGTCCCAGACAAAGGTGGATCTCAAGAGGATCACTATAGTGAATAGTATAAAGAACTTTTTCACAGACCTAAGACCGATATTCATACAGAATGTAGCAGACTATCTAAGGGGTAAACAAAGTGCCGAGGAGACTATGAATAGGATTGTAAGTAGCTGGATAAAGCTTATGAAGATATAG
- a CDS encoding ABC transporter permease subunit, protein MTRKIRDRSILFLSLPPVIYLLSMTLYPIVTNVYISLSTYTLRGDLIWVGFENYRSIAEDPYIDRVIYNTLVYTILVPALTVALALPISVSLKRVSSALLLPIMIPSFIPAATAAVMWYLMLNPFFGISYYIYQYNWASSIYTVVIIEIWRSLPLAVLIIYSGLKSIPRYIEEAAIADGIIGIRKFLSIDLPIISPQILTAFVLSMISGLFLFDPIYIGTSQAGPRALDNLAFYAFEHFYTDIRLRGYASAVIVIMTMFSTALSIVYIRLISSKTLLKIPVARSIPSIEVPKAIHYLVIALTLSFVFLPIAWLVIVSLKSAKELLTIPPTIIPRTPVLDNYLYVISTGAPYLITSISIALVVTLLSMLLSSMLGYSMALHGFGGRKLLIYILYLTATPTLIYIVPLFSILRFMGFINTWWALIVTYPIMTIPIATWIMYNYYQRYPRSVDEAAQADGMNRLKAFASIALPLSKGGMGVVAVYSFLICWGALIFPLAFTYTPYDLSNPLSFSGAQTFSIYIANLMSPVTSNYGAVAAAGVISIVPPIVLLSIVRRDLERIWGVR, encoded by the coding sequence TTGACAAGGAAAATTCGCGATCGATCTATATTGTTTTTATCGCTACCCCCAGTCATATATCTGTTATCAATGACCCTCTATCCAATAGTCACCAACGTCTACATAAGCCTCTCGACATATACACTCAGAGGCGATCTAATCTGGGTTGGATTTGAGAACTATAGATCGATAGCTGAGGATCCCTACATAGATAGGGTCATATATAACACCCTAGTATATACGATCCTGGTACCTGCATTAACAGTAGCCTTGGCTCTGCCTATCTCAGTATCCCTTAAAAGGGTAAGCAGCGCCCTCCTCCTACCGATCATGATACCCTCTTTCATTCCAGCTGCTACCGCAGCAGTTATGTGGTATCTAATGTTAAACCCCTTCTTCGGTATCTCATATTATATTTATCAATATAACTGGGCTTCATCGATATATACCGTGGTTATCATAGAGATCTGGAGATCTCTCCCGCTAGCTGTTCTAATCATATACTCAGGCCTTAAATCGATACCAAGGTATATAGAGGAGGCTGCAATAGCTGATGGGATCATAGGTATTAGGAAGTTTCTATCTATAGACCTACCGATTATATCTCCCCAGATACTAACAGCTTTTGTGCTATCCATGATATCAGGGCTCTTCCTCTTCGACCCAATATATATTGGGACATCACAGGCAGGGCCAAGGGCCCTTGATAACCTGGCTTTCTATGCTTTCGAGCACTTCTACACGGATATAAGGCTTAGGGGCTATGCATCTGCTGTGATAGTTATTATGACTATGTTTTCAACAGCTCTTTCGATTGTGTATATAAGGCTTATATCATCTAAAACTCTTTTGAAGATCCCTGTGGCGAGGTCTATACCTTCGATAGAGGTTCCCAAAGCTATTCACTACTTGGTGATAGCCTTGACACTCTCATTTGTATTCCTACCCATAGCGTGGCTAGTTATTGTATCTCTAAAATCTGCTAAGGAGCTCCTTACAATCCCGCCAACGATTATCCCGAGAACTCCTGTTCTCGATAACTATTTATATGTTATATCAACTGGGGCACCATATCTGATTACAAGCATCTCCATAGCTCTTGTTGTAACCTTACTATCTATGCTCCTCTCTTCAATGCTCGGCTACTCAATGGCTCTCCACGGCTTCGGCGGTAGAAAGCTATTAATATATATATTATATCTAACTGCCACGCCCACCCTAATCTATATAGTTCCTCTCTTCTCAATACTGAGGTTCATGGGGTTTATAAATACGTGGTGGGCTCTCATAGTAACATACCCCATAATGACGATCCCTATAGCTACTTGGATCATGTATAACTACTACCAGAGATACCCGAGAAGCGTGGATGAAGCTGCCCAGGCTGATGGTATGAATAGGCTTAAGGCATTCGCCTCTATAGCACTCCCGCTCAGCAAGGGGGGTATGGGGGTTGTTGCTGTATACTCCTTCCTAATATGCTGGGGAGCCCTTATATTCCCACTGGCGTTCACATACACGCCATATGATCTTTCAAACCCTCTTAGCTTCTCCGGAGCCCAGACGTTCTCAATATATATAGCTAATCTTATGAGCCCTGTCACATCTAACTATGGTGCCGTCGCAGCTGCGGGGGTTATAAGTATTGTGCCTCCTATTGTGCTTCTCAGCATTGTTAGGAGGGATCTTGAGAGGATATGGGGGGTGAGGTAG
- a CDS encoding ABC transporter ATP-binding protein, whose translation MVLEVRGVVKRFHGFELRIDSLVFEDKKYYVILGPSGSGKTTLLRILAGLEVPDEGSVILDGRDITLEPPWRRNIGIVFQNYALYPHMTAYDNIASPLRVKKLPEKVIREKILGVAKILGIEDQLGKYPHQMSGGQQQRVAIARALVKEPRVLLLDEPLSNLDARLRVDVRGFLKMLQRRIGTTIVHVTHDQEEALAIADEIVLINKGRIVEKGAPEDIYRKPKNMFTFRFLGLSNIVPPELLGYEGEELLGFRPEDAYICNDTNCDLEGVAEGIEYLGSRKIVQVRINKEYIIKISVDPSSRINIGERIRIKIDRDKIQRFRGTPEDM comes from the coding sequence GTGGTTTTAGAGGTAAGGGGTGTTGTTAAGAGGTTCCACGGCTTCGAGCTCAGGATAGATAGCCTTGTGTTTGAGGATAAGAAGTACTATGTGATCCTAGGACCCTCAGGATCTGGTAAAACAACTCTCCTAAGGATCCTGGCAGGTCTAGAGGTACCAGACGAGGGCTCGGTGATCCTGGATGGGAGGGATATAACTCTAGAGCCTCCATGGAGGAGGAACATAGGGATTGTATTCCAGAACTACGCATTATATCCTCACATGACGGCATATGACAACATAGCATCACCTCTGAGGGTTAAGAAGCTCCCCGAGAAGGTTATTAGGGAGAAGATCCTCGGGGTAGCCAAGATATTGGGTATAGAGGATCAGCTGGGGAAATACCCCCACCAGATGTCGGGCGGACAACAGCAGAGGGTGGCAATAGCCAGAGCTCTTGTCAAGGAGCCAAGGGTTCTCCTACTAGACGAGCCCCTGAGCAACCTAGACGCCAGACTTAGAGTAGATGTGAGGGGCTTCCTAAAGATGCTCCAAAGGAGGATAGGAACAACCATTGTTCACGTAACACACGACCAGGAGGAGGCACTAGCAATAGCGGATGAAATAGTGCTGATAAACAAGGGAAGAATCGTTGAAAAGGGAGCTCCAGAGGATATCTATAGAAAGCCCAAAAACATGTTCACATTCAGATTCCTAGGGCTCAGCAACATAGTACCACCAGAGCTTCTAGGATACGAGGGCGAAGAACTCTTGGGGTTCAGACCAGAGGACGCATATATATGCAACGACACAAACTGCGATTTAGAAGGAGTTGCCGAGGGAATCGAATACCTAGGATCGAGAAAGATAGTGCAGGTAAGGATAAACAAAGAATATATAATAAAAATAAGCGTCGATCCCTCGAGCCGCATCAACATAGGAGAGAGAATTAGGATAAAGATCGATAGAGATAAAATTCAGAGATTCCGAGGAACCCCAGAGGATATGTAA
- a CDS encoding archaellin/type IV pilin N-terminal domain-containing protein encodes MVKPKISRRIKAIVGIESAIVLIAFVVVAAALAFVVLNMGFFTTQKSKETIGSGLGEASSALEIDGTVVAGVNISGSSVTYFYIPLKLSAGKASIDVTPGKSVVSLWSPTKGYTYGDIYVATLTSKLTDAGQGCFSPASFDNTTIAKNAVNISVGNQNLIGLTLGSNTTNSNTYCLIIASYNTTNTKNITDIRIINVTYNDYLAMSVGSYPSPDIVDKIASSLSNILNRSVAVVAWVSNRNNDNVLDPGEKVILLVHLNDKDQLGAYDLFKVEFKIPVGASLTVERSVPASLNQQIIDLG; translated from the coding sequence ATGGTGAAACCAAAGATAAGCAGAAGAATAAAAGCCATAGTGGGTATTGAGAGCGCAATAGTGTTGATAGCATTCGTAGTAGTTGCAGCAGCACTAGCATTCGTAGTACTTAACATGGGATTCTTCACAACACAGAAATCAAAGGAGACAATAGGCTCAGGACTTGGAGAAGCTAGCAGCGCTCTAGAAATAGATGGAACAGTAGTAGCAGGGGTAAATATAAGTGGATCTAGTGTAACATACTTCTACATACCACTAAAACTATCAGCAGGAAAAGCATCAATAGACGTAACACCTGGGAAGAGCGTAGTATCCCTATGGAGCCCAACCAAAGGATATACATACGGAGATATATACGTAGCAACACTAACATCGAAACTAACAGATGCTGGGCAAGGATGTTTTAGCCCTGCATCCTTTGATAATACTACTATAGCTAAGAATGCTGTGAACATAAGTGTAGGAAATCAAAACCTAATAGGACTAACCCTAGGGAGTAATACTACGAATTCAAATACCTATTGTCTAATAATAGCTTCCTACAATACCACCAATACTAAAAACATAACAGATATTCGTATCATAAATGTTACCTATAATGACTACCTAGCTATGTCAGTAGGATCGTATCCGAGTCCGGATATAGTAGATAAAATAGCAAGCAGCTTAAGTAATATTCTGAATAGAAGTGTTGCTGTTGTTGCTTGGGTTTCTAATAGGAATAATGACAATGTTCTTGATCCTGGTGAGAAGGTAATACTACTGGTGCATCTTAATGATAAGGATCAGTTAGGCGCGTATGATCTGTTCAAGGTTGAGTTCAAGATACCTGTTGGCGCGTCTCTAACTGTTGAGAGGTCTGTGCCTGCATCGCTTAACCAGCAGATCATAGATCTAGGATAG
- a CDS encoding HEPN domain-containing protein, with protein MSGEYWLLLWRRAERFLVRAGRDYEDGDYDGACFNSEQAVQLAIKATLYRIFGERLRIHSSKALLSYLRNLLSQGGREDLARIVDDLVLRYRRELELLEESYIWGRYGEFEYLEKHGRICIDTARKILGVLRDIEGRLA; from the coding sequence ATGAGTGGGGAATATTGGCTTCTTCTGTGGAGGAGGGCTGAGAGGTTCTTGGTTAGGGCTGGGAGGGATTATGAGGATGGGGATTATGATGGTGCTTGCTTTAATTCAGAGCAGGCTGTGCAATTGGCTATTAAAGCTACTTTATATAGGATCTTTGGGGAGAGGTTGAGGATCCATAGCTCTAAGGCCCTTCTATCTTATCTTAGGAATCTACTCTCTCAAGGTGGTAGGGAGGATCTAGCGAGGATCGTTGATGACTTGGTGTTAAGGTATAGGAGGGAGTTAGAGCTTCTTGAAGAGAGCTATATTTGGGGTAGATATGGGGAGTTTGAATATCTGGAAAAACATGGTAGAATATGTATAGATACGGCTAGGAAGATATTGGGGGTGCTCAGGGATATCGAGGGTAGGTTGGCCTAG
- a CDS encoding nucleotidyltransferase domain-containing protein: MLKRWREYSSIVARAAKNILGDKLESIYVVGGVAENRITVYSDIDIVVVVRDPGLKSIDIVLDIMVEAGRLGLPLEAPIDLKINTVEEFRENLGKLYKRAVKIEP; this comes from the coding sequence ATGTTGAAGAGATGGAGGGAGTATAGCTCTATAGTGGCTAGAGCTGCTAAAAATATATTAGGTGATAAGCTAGAGTCTATCTATGTTGTTGGGGGTGTAGCTGAGAATAGGATCACGGTTTATAGTGATATAGATATAGTAGTAGTGGTTAGGGATCCTGGGCTAAAAAGCATAGATATAGTATTAGATATAATGGTGGAGGCAGGTAGGCTAGGCCTCCCCCTCGAAGCCCCTATAGATCTTAAGATCAACACTGTGGAGGAGTTCAGAGAGAACTTGGGAAAACTATATAAGAGAGCAGTAAAAATAGAGCCCTAA